The Vibrio bathopelagicus genomic sequence AGCGCGGTAGGTAGTAGATTGTAAGAAGCAATAGTTCAAAAGATAAACGGACCTTAAGTTTTCAGTATTTCATAAGCTTATATTCCTAATCCAAACTCGGCACTTATGCTAATCTGGCTTTATATTGTGGCAAGATTAGCGTGAGTGCACTTTGTTTACTGTTTACCATTCCAATAAAGTTGATACTTTAAAAATTCTTCTCGTTCACTTAATCAAAAGTGACCCTTTAGCCAATCCCTTCGAAAAAGAGCAGATCTTGGTTCAGAGCCCAGGTATGTCTCAGTGGCTTAAGATGGAACTCGCCAAAGAGTTTGGCGTAGCAGCAAATATCGATTTCCCACTCCCAGCAACCTTCATTTGGGATATGTTTACCCAAGTGCTTCCTGATGTTCCTAAACGCAGTGCTTTTAACAAAGAAGCGATGACGTGGAAGCTGATGAGTTTGCTACCCGCGAAACTTGACCACCCTGATTTCTTACCCTTACAACGCTATCTTGAAAACGATGAAGATGATTCGAAGCTGTATCAATTAGCTGAGAAAATTGCCGATATATTCGATGGCTACTTGGTTTATCGTCCTGAGTGGATGGCGATGTGGGAAGCGGGAGAACCCGTTACAGAATTGGTAGATAGTGAAGGACAACAAGAGCACCCTTGGCAGCCAATTTTGTGGAAGGCACTCTACGAGCAAACCCTGTCTCAAGGCCAATCAAAATATCACCGTGGTAACTTGTATCACGACTTCATTGAAGCGTTAGCTAACCAACAAGGACAGCTACAACACTTGCCGAAACGTCTGTTTGTGTTTGGTATCTCGTCTCTGCCTCCTCGCTACATGGATGCCTTGAAAGCGCTGGGTGAGCAGATTGATGTTCATCTGATGTTTACCAACCCTTGCCAACATTACTGGGGCGATATTCGTGACCGTAAATACTTGGCTAGAGTGGAAGCGCAACGTCGTAAGCAGTTTGCTCTGGTTGATGGCTTGCCTCAGCTAGAAGGTGAAGTCTCACCATTGAAAGACGGTATTGAAGCCAACGTTGAAGATGAACTGCATACTAGCCAAGCGGTAGGTAATAGCTTACTCGCGTCTATGGGTAAGCTGGGTAGAGATAACCTGTTCTTACTGTCTCAATCAGACAGCGAAGAGCACGAGTTCTTTATTGATGTTGAGAGAGATAGTCTGCTGCATCAACTGCAAGCCGATATTCTCCAGTTAGAAGAGCACCAAGACGATCACATCTTAGACTCCAGCAACCATAAACAGGTAGTTGAACTTGGCGATCGCTCGTTGACCGTACACGCTTGTCACAGCCCAATGCGTGAGGTTGAAGTTCTTCACGATCAGCTGTTGGCGATGTTTGATGCCGATCCAACATTGAAGCCACGCGATATCATCGTGATGGTGGCAGACATCAATGCTTATAGCCCAGCGATTCAGGCGGTATTTGGTAATGCTCCGGGTGAGCGTTATATCCCTTACTCGATCTCTGATAGAACAGCAGATCAAGAAAGCCCAATTCTGACCGCCTTCATGCAGCTGGTCGCGCTACCGAAAACACGTTGCTTAGCCTCTGAGTTGCTAGAGCTATTAGAAATCCCTGCGATGATGGCACGCTTTGGTATTGACGAGTTTCAATTCGAGCAAGCCAAGCAATGGGTTGAAGAAGCGGGTATCCGTTGGGGTGTCGATGCTTCAACTGCGACAGAATTTGATCTACCTGCCACTGAGCAAAATACTTGGCTCTTTGGTATCCAGCGTATGTTGTTGGGCTATGCGATGTCGGACTCGGCAGGCTTGTTCGAAACTGAACACGCTCCAATTGCGGCTTATAACGAAGTTCAGGGTATTAACGCCGAACTTGCGGGTAAGTTAGCGCACTTTATTGACCGTATCACCCATTACCGTCAACGCTTAACTGAAACACAATCTATCGATATGTGGCGTGAAACCTTACTGCAAATGATTGATGATTTCTTTGCGGTTGAGCTGGAAGGTGAGGTGGTGCTTAAGTCGATTCGCGATGCACTTTCTCAACTAAATGAACAACTTGATGATGCCTTGTACGAACAAGAGTTATCGCCAAGCATCATCTATCAGTATTTGAACAATAAACTGTCGGGCGCGCGTATAAGTCAGCGTTTCTTAGCGGGACAAGTTAACTTTTGTACCTTGATGCCGATGCGTTCTATTCCGTTCAAAACCGTTTGTTTGTTAGGCATGAATGATGGTGTTTACCCGCGGTCAATGCCGCCAGAAGGTTTTGATTTGATGAATGGACGTACCCGTCCTGGTGATCGTTCTCGTCGTGATGATGACCGCTACCTATTCTTAGAGGCGATGTTATCGGCGCAAGAATGTTTGTATATCAGCTATGTCGGCCGTTCGATTCAAGACAACACTGAGCGAGTGCCGTCTGTACTGGTGTCAGAGTTGATTGAGTACTGCCAGCAGAACTATTGCTTAAGTGAAGACCAATCACTACCCAGCGATGATTCAGGCATCAAACTGACTCAAGCGATCAGCTTTGAACACACCATGACGCCGTTCAGCCCTGCAGCCTTTACACAAGGTGATGCAAGCTATGTGTTGAGCTACGCCAAAGAATGGCTTCCTGCCGCTAACCGTTCTGGTGAACGCAGTGGTGAATTCAATCGTGCTTTGGATGACTATTTGTTGGGTGCAACGTATCCATTGGAGCTAGATCTGGTTGAGCTACAGCGTTTCTGGCGCTTGCCGGTGCAATACTTCTTTAATCGCCGCCTAAAAGTGGTGTTTGAGCCACCGCTTCCGGTAATGGAAGACGATGAGCCGTTCGTGCTTAATGGCTTAGAAAGCTTCCAACTTAAGGATGCCTTACTGCAAGTGTTGCTAGACCACCCTGAAGGCGCAGATGAAGCGGTTCGCTTGTTTGTCACTGAGCAAAAAGCACAGGGTCGTTTACCGGTCGGAGCCTTTGGTGACATCGAATTTGAAACCAACCGTGTTCAAGCGGAAGACTTAGCTAAAGAGATTCGATTTGTGAGCGGATCACCGCAACAAGATCTCGAAGTTAATATCGAATTTGATGTGTTAGGCGAAGGCAAACCGGTTCGCTTGATGGGTTGGTTAACTCAAAACTATCAATCAGGTCTAGTGCGTTTCCGTAGCGGTAAAATACGCTCTCAAGATTATTTGGCAGCGTGGATTGATCATCTATGTTGCGCAGTGATGGGACATGGAAAAACGACCCATATTATTGGTTATGACAGAAAAGAGGGTGTTGTTCATCAAACGCTACAGCCTATCGGTGATGCGAAACAGGCGAAGAGCTTGTTGGCTGAGTTAGTACGATTGTTTTATCAAGGCATGACAGCACCACTGCCTTACTTCCCGAAAACCGCATTGGCTGGCGTTGAAGCGGGCTTTAGCCGTGGTAAGTGGGTCGATGATGAAGAGAAGTCGCTCAAGAAAATGGCCGATACCTTTAATGACAGCTTCGCTTTCACGGGCGAGGGGAGAGATACCTACA encodes the following:
- the recC gene encoding exodeoxyribonuclease V subunit gamma; the protein is MFTVYHSNKVDTLKILLVHLIKSDPLANPFEKEQILVQSPGMSQWLKMELAKEFGVAANIDFPLPATFIWDMFTQVLPDVPKRSAFNKEAMTWKLMSLLPAKLDHPDFLPLQRYLENDEDDSKLYQLAEKIADIFDGYLVYRPEWMAMWEAGEPVTELVDSEGQQEHPWQPILWKALYEQTLSQGQSKYHRGNLYHDFIEALANQQGQLQHLPKRLFVFGISSLPPRYMDALKALGEQIDVHLMFTNPCQHYWGDIRDRKYLARVEAQRRKQFALVDGLPQLEGEVSPLKDGIEANVEDELHTSQAVGNSLLASMGKLGRDNLFLLSQSDSEEHEFFIDVERDSLLHQLQADILQLEEHQDDHILDSSNHKQVVELGDRSLTVHACHSPMREVEVLHDQLLAMFDADPTLKPRDIIVMVADINAYSPAIQAVFGNAPGERYIPYSISDRTADQESPILTAFMQLVALPKTRCLASELLELLEIPAMMARFGIDEFQFEQAKQWVEEAGIRWGVDASTATEFDLPATEQNTWLFGIQRMLLGYAMSDSAGLFETEHAPIAAYNEVQGINAELAGKLAHFIDRITHYRQRLTETQSIDMWRETLLQMIDDFFAVELEGEVVLKSIRDALSQLNEQLDDALYEQELSPSIIYQYLNNKLSGARISQRFLAGQVNFCTLMPMRSIPFKTVCLLGMNDGVYPRSMPPEGFDLMNGRTRPGDRSRRDDDRYLFLEAMLSAQECLYISYVGRSIQDNTERVPSVLVSELIEYCQQNYCLSEDQSLPSDDSGIKLTQAISFEHTMTPFSPAAFTQGDASYVLSYAKEWLPAANRSGERSGEFNRALDDYLLGATYPLELDLVELQRFWRLPVQYFFNRRLKVVFEPPLPVMEDDEPFVLNGLESFQLKDALLQVLLDHPEGADEAVRLFVTEQKAQGRLPVGAFGDIEFETNRVQAEDLAKEIRFVSGSPQQDLEVNIEFDVLGEGKPVRLMGWLTQNYQSGLVRFRSGKIRSQDYLAAWIDHLCCAVMGHGKTTHIIGYDRKEGVVHQTLQPIGDAKQAKSLLAELVRLFYQGMTAPLPYFPKTALAGVEAGFSRGKWVDDEEKSLKKMADTFNDSFAFTGEGRDTYISRIWPKWDDELAADSRMYSTLVLQAARLAAADLEDQE